From Cannabis sativa cultivar Pink pepper isolate KNU-18-1 chromosome 8, ASM2916894v1, whole genome shotgun sequence, a single genomic window includes:
- the LOC133030325 gene encoding uncharacterized protein LOC133030325 has translation MTYRRRGSHDPPPVNEEGEFTVKLIHGGLWFSPFGNRRYEGGCWEYFDHCKIEGFTRHDLEDMARSLEYRFPFGFLYKPHGKHLNMGFMVVNNASIQLMLEDLTGTILNFFVCTYVSCLMS, from the exons ATGACATACCGTAGGCGCGGTTCGCACGATCCCCCACCTG TGAATGAAGAGGGTGAATTCACAGTGAAGCTTATACATGGGGGTTTATGGTTTTCCCCATTTGGAAATAGAAGATATGAGGGAGGGTGTTGGGAGTATTTTGATCACTGTAAAATTGAAGGTTTTACTAGACATGATTTGGAGGACATGGCAAGAAGCCTTGAATATAGGTTTCCTTTTGGTTTCCTGTACAAGCCCCATGGGAAGCATTTAAACATGGGTTTCATGGTTGTAAACAATGCTTCAATTCAGCTCATGTTGGAGGATTTGACAGGTACaattttaaacttttttgtttgtacatatgtTAGTTGTTTGATGTCATAG
- the LOC115699457 gene encoding uncharacterized protein LOC115699457 gives MDKKNKHPVLVHNHKYVLTFLWCYSSLFCSARDTMKYGDLVRDKVNSRETIKLVSDKEIFELGFFTPEGSPSQKRYVGIWYYKVSPRTVVWVANRENPLVTTSRTRGGTFGIAEDGNLQVFDYSAGTGRSFWSSKLESSSSSNRTLTLLDNGNLVLTEYNGIRLWESFKNPTDTFLPGMKMDENESLTLTSWKHEFDPDIGDISFTKGEGTNSFMIRKKTSTLWKSVEIGMFLSPNQMPTMITNLLENNSEPKQKNTTYKTGQEVSNYSYSRLVIYSTGKFEYVTWDDQNWAVAWSVPSDRCDELNICGDFGICNSNEQMRPCRCLPGFKSSLVEEWYSGDYSDVCSRGTKLCKNDTFLKLKMMKVGRRDSTTSIQVNNVAECEMTCRDDCKCQAYSLETHQNSWNRGDSTPTNLSCWTWSENLNDLQEENITKDGVHTFFVRVALSDLNGETSNSSIVKPTRRKSLYLIVSLTVTSVIVLSIIFISLIIWRKKKTKMRESRKLSNQQNRTLNKLDTERHIQELMNSREIKEEDEKGIDVPLFTLKSVLTATNNFSVENKLGQGGYGPVYKGKFPGGQEIAVKTLSSISRQGIHEFKNEVILIAKLQHRNLVKLRGYCIEKEEMILLYEYMPNKSLDAFIFDDTKRGLLNWELRFDIIMGIARGLLYLHQDSRLRIIHRDLKTSNILLDCDMTPKISDFGLARMVGGKETEDITNRVVGTYGYMSPEYALEGLFSVKSDVFSFGVVLLEIVSGKKSTRFVHSDPPLTLLGYAWKLWTENKVLELMDQTLQESCKEDQLIKCVNIGLLCVQEDPSDRPNMSNIVTMLDSDSATLPSVKQPAFVLRKGSSNTASSSKPETANTEISYTITMEEAWRLLTNETSLVGRIYKSRYFPHGTFLTALIGNNPSFIWRSIYETQPIIAAGARIRIGTSLTVPVLSSPWLPNMTNLCVISSPGLVGASVNQLMIADNSQWDADILNDHFDQRDRDLIINIPINSSNLEDVWFWHHENSGIYSVKRCYQWLQVSKGRWSVDMESNLWRCLWKTKVPPKDIHFAWKGITGCLATQLHSKHVSVQLSCVLDRGHSAMFEEALMVSWAIWRAKNDFLWNKKVSSAAEVIISAHAVLNQWKSACLNRFKPLPELVNNLSRSNSWIAPMNATQSFGVGCLVRGGDGQLIEAFCLHKAGCVQPSLAEAIGAKEALSWIKRKGACYWSDCLFVGSNVPDAINDVVMADLVENLFGSAIDTMKYGDWIRDNVNSREKTIKLVSAKEMFEFGFFTPKGSPSEKRYIGIWYYNLSPKTVVWVANRENPLVTVSVERHDLDAILFTGTPPPQNLVTGAVNPEYTNWKKKDQLLLSWLRSSMSEVILASVANHTSAHSLWRALEQKFSSQTKARLLQLKGQFSHVHKGSLSISEYVEKVQTIADALTVAGAAVQDQDLVLQVLNGLGPDFDSVVSGITARSDDLSIDEVQALLLSHESRLEHHHQMQDLSMKMQANLAFGSGRSGGVRPFSSTRNGNQETSHSQGRGRGYSRFPPNRVVCQVCLKVGHTAPVCHYRFDKNWQVPKPAATNPRAYLTEHDLEYDPMAYSTTMVQDFGDDCQWFADTGATHHVTSDNNQLDQSTPYNGTDGLAVGDGKKLMISHTGSTFLPYSSIALKSDKQTGAVLLKGKRKHGLYTLGDTPLFSWIYPLTVKSQAFDMFIRFKSMVEKQFELPIKAVQADGGGEYKPFAKFLSDQGILFSHPCPHTHAQNGRVERKHRHVTETGLTLLAQAGLDLKYWWHAFSCATFTINRLPTPVLGNISPFQCLFGQEPDYTILKPFGCACFPHLRPYNAHKIEMRSQQCLFLGYSSYHKGYLCESNQGRIYIARNVIFNEGFFPGHNSDLQQQNQQVHQSSSTPNFPSATFFTQNTYQDSNNNVPFGNISRETSHEPQPATPGGVTASQNGNNLATNATTGLHSPSATPSVHSTPLITQHIPPSTTQNPTTNVPQHTNPHITNNDIPHTSAHSQSLPHLHPPNPTRSHAMTTRSQNGIRKPKVYCATKHPLPEALIPTEPKSVKAALKDPKWHASMSTENTALKKAKTWTLVPRTDDMQVISNKWIFRVKLNADGSLDRCKSRLVARGYLQLPGIDYEETFSPVVKPVTVRTVLSLAVSNNWRVTQLDVSNAFLNGTLNEVVYMQQPPGFEDEQHPDYVCLLHKAIYGLKQAPRAWNDKLKQSLLQMGFHNSRADTSLFIHGSGHNLVVLLVYVDDILVTGPNQQLISQLVTNLNSQFSLKDLGEVHYFLGVEIVRTENGMHLSQSKYITDLLLKVHMEGAKPCPNPSSSTVKLSLTEGEPFDNPTLYRSTIGALQYLSLTRPDVAYIVNKLSQFLKAPTIVHWEACKKLLRYLKGTISHGLILKPAQTLSIECYSDADWGSCIDDRKSTGGYVVFLGGNLISWSAKKQHVVARSSTESEFRALANAAAEVKWIGSLLTELQVQVPQSPIIWVDNQSAAALAANPVFHARSKHIELDLHFVRDQILAKQLQVRYVPALDQVADLLTKSLSTDRFLYLKSKLQMAITPFRLRGDVSVEITTSRTRGGTFGIGEDGNLQLFDYKGRSFWSSNLESFSSSNRTLTLLDTGNLVLTEYNGIRLWESFKNPTDTFLPGMKMDENESLTLTSWKDEFDPYNGDISFTKGEGTNSFVIRNKTGTRWKSAEVSMFLSSNQMPTTITNFLENKRGVAHKNTTYKTGPEISNYNYSRLVINSNGKLEYLSWDQNWTVAWSVPSDRCDGLNICGDFGICNSNEQMRSCRCLPGFKSSLVEEWYSGDYSDVCSRGAKLCNGNDSFLGLKMMKVGRRDSTTSIQVNNVTECEKTCRDDCKCQAYSLETHQNSWNRGDSTQTNLSCWTWSENLNDLQEENITKDGVHTFFVRVALSNLKDETSNPRIVKPRRRKSLYLIVSLTVTSVIVLSIIIISFISWRKRKTKRRENRKLFDQQNRALNKLDTERHIQELMNSSEIKEEDEKGIDVPFFTLESILTATNNLSVENKLGQGGYGPVYKGKFPGGQEIAVKKLSSVSRQGIHEFKNEVILIAKLQHRNLVRLRGYCIEKDEMILLYEYMPNKSLDSFIFDDTKRALLNWEIRFDIIMGIARGLLYLHQDSRLRIIHRDLKTSNILLDCDMNPKISDFGLARMVGGKKTEDNTNRVVGTYGYMSPEYVQGGVFSVKSDVFSFGVVLLEIVSGKGSTRFVHFECDEPLSLLGYVWKLWTESKVLELMDQTLEESYKEDQFIKCVNIGLLCVQEEAIDRPNMSNIVTMLDCDFVTLPSPKQPAFVHRRDSSSTPSSSNKPGTNAEISYTMEEGR, from the exons atggATAAGAAGAACAAACACCCAGTCCTTGTTCACAACCACAAATATGTATTAACTTTCTTGTGGTGCTATTCCAGTCTTTTTTGCTCTGCTAGAGATACCATGAAATATGGTGATTTGGTCAGAGACAAAGTTAATAGTAGAGAGACAATTAAGCTTGTTTCAGACAAAGAAATTTTTGAGCTCGGATTCTTCACTCCCGAGGGCAGCCCTAGTCAGAAACGATATGTTGGGATATGGTACTACAAGGTCAGTCCAAGGACGGTTGTTTGGGTCGCCAACCGAGAAAATCCACTAGTCACCACTTCAAGAACTAGAGGAGGAACCTTTGGTATTGCAGAAGATGGTAACCTTCAAGTGTTTGATTACTCTGCTGGTACAGGAAGGTCATTTTGGTCATCGAAACTTGAATCTTCCTCATCTTCAAACAGGACATTAACCCTTTTGGATAATGGAAATCTTGTGCTAACTGAGTATAACGGTATAAGGCTGTGGGAGAGCTTTAAAAACCCAACTGATACATTTCTTCCCGGTATGAAGATGGATGAGAATGAGAGCTTAACGTTGACTTCATGGAAACACGAGTTTGACCCTGACATTGGTGACATATCGTTTACTAAGGGTGAGGGAACTAACTCGTTCATGATCCGTAAAAAAACGAGTACTCTCTGGAAAAGTGTTGAAATCGGTATGTTCTTAAGCCCAAATCAGATGCCGACTATGATAACAAACCTTTTAGAAAATAATAGTGagccaaaacaaaaaaatactactTACAAAACAGGGCAAGAAGTCTCAAATTATAGTTACTCAAGGTTAGTGATCTACTCTACTGGAAAATTTGAGTACGTGACTTGGGATGATCAAAATTGGGCAGTGGCATGGTCTGTACCAAGTGATAGGTGCGATGAGCTAAACATTTGTGGCGATTTCGGGATCTGTAACAGTAATGAGCAGATGAGGCCGTGCAGATGCTTGCCTGGATTTAAATCGAGTCTGGTGGAGGAGTGGTATTCTGGAGATTACTCAGATGTCTGTAGCAGAGGAACAAAACTCTGCAAAAATGACACATTCTTGAAGTTGAAGATGATGAAAGTGGGAAGACGAGACTCAACAACAAGCATACAAGTTAACAATGTGGCTGAATGTGAGATGACTTGCCGTGATGATTGCAAATGCCAGGCTTATTCACTTGAGACTCATCAGAATAGTTGGAACAGAGGGGATTCAACACCAACTAATTTGAGTTGTTGGACATGGTCTGAAAATCTAAACGATCTTCAAGAAGAAAATATTACTAAGGATGGCGTTCACACCTTCTTTGTGCGAGTTGCCTTATCCGATTTAA ATGGTGAAACTTCAAATTCATCAATTGTGAAGCCTACGAGAAGAAAATCGTTATATCTGATTGTTTCGCTTACAGTTACCAGCGTAATTGTTTTGTCAATCATTTTTATTTCGCTTATCATATGGAGAAAAAAGAAGACAAAAATGCGAG AGAGCAGAAAATTGTCTAACCAACAAAACAGAACACTTAACAAGTTAGACACTGAGAGACACATCCAAGAATTGATGAACTCTAGGGAAATCAAGGAGGAAGATGAGAAAGGCATAGATGTACCATTATTTACTTTGAAAAGTGTACTCACCGCAACAAATAACTTTTCTGTGGAAAACAAACTCGGACAAGGGGGTTATGGGCCTGTTTACAAG GGGAAATTTCCAGGAGGCCAAGAAATTGCAGTAAAGACGCTGTCAAGTATTTCAAGACAAGGGATACATGAATTCAAGAATGAAGTGATATTAATAGCAAAACTTCAGCATCGAAACCTTGTTAAACTTCGGGGGTATTGCATAGAGAAAGAGGAGATGATTTTACTCTACGAGTACATGCCTAACAAAAGCTTAGACGCCTTCATATTTG ATGACACAAAAAGGGGCTTATTGAATTGGGAGCTACGCTTTGACATTATTATGGGGATAGCTCGCGGACTTCTTTATCTTCATCAAGACTCTAGATTAAGGATCATTCACAGAGATTTGAAGACCAGTAATATCCTTCTAGACTGTGATATGACACCCAAAATATCTGACTTTGGCCTGGCAAGGATGGTTGGAGGCAAAGAAACAGAGGACATCACAAATAGAGTGGTTGGGACTTA tGGTTACATGTCTCCGGAATACGCTCTTGAAGGACTTTTCTCTGTCAAATCCGATGTATTTAGTTTTGGTGTGGTTCTACTTGAGATAGTAAGTGGGAAAAAGAGCACACGATTTGTTCATTCAGATCCACCCTTGACCCTCCTGGGTTAT GCATGGAAACTTTGGACAGAAAACAAGGTGTTGGAGTTAATGGACCAGACTTTGCAGGAAAGTTGCAAAGAAGATCAACTGATTAAGTGTGTAAATATTGGGCTCTTATGCGTACAAGAAGACCCAAGTGATCGGCCAAACATGTCAAACATTGTAACCATGCTTGACAGTGATTCTGCAACTCTTCCATCTGTGAAACAACCAGCTTTTGTCCTTAGAAAAGGATCAAGTAACACAGCTTCTTCTAGTAAGCCTGAAACAGCGAACACAGAAATAAGTTACACCATCACCATGGAAGAAG CTTGGCGATTACTAACTAATGAGACGTCTCTTGTTGGTCGAATTTACAAGAGTAGGTACTTTCCACATGGAACTTTTCTTACTGCTCTAATTGGTAACAATCCTAGCTTCATCTGGAGGagtatatatgaaactcaaccgATTATTGCAGCAGGGGCACGTATTCGTATTGGCACTAGTTTGACTGTCCCAGTGTTGAGTTCCCCTTGGCTCCCTAATATGACCAATTTGTGTGTGATAAGCTCTCCAGGTCTTGTTGGGGCATCCGTTAATCAGCTAATGATTGCTGATAATTCTCAATGGGATGCTGACATATTAAACGATCATTTTGATCAAAGAGACAGGGATCTCATCATCAATATTCCTATTAACTCATCTAATTTGGAGGATGTGTGGTTTTGGCATCATGAGAATTCGGGTATTTATTCTGTTAAGAGATGCTATCAATGGCTCCAAGTTTCTAAAGGGAGATGGTCTGTTGATATGGAGTCGAATCTTTGGCGTTGCTTGTGGAAAACTAAAGTCCCACCTAAGGATATTCATTTTGCTTGGAAAGGCATCACTGGGTGCCTGGCCACTCAGCTCCACTCAAAACATGTGTCTGTGCAACTTAGTTGT GTACTCGACCGTGGACATTCTGCTATGTTCGAAGAGGCATTAATGGTATCATGGGCTATTTGGAGGGCTAAGAATGATTTTCTTTGGAACAAGAAAGTCTCCTCTGCTGCTGAAGTTATTATTTCAGCACATGCGGTCTTGAATCAATGGAAAAGTGCTTGCTTAAATCGATTTAAACCTCTGCCTGAACTGGTGAACAATCTTAGCAGATCTAACTCTTGGATTGCGCCTATGAATG CAACTCAATCCTTTGGTGTGGGATGTCTTGTCCGTGGGGGTGATGGTCAGCTTATTGAGGCTTTTTGCTTGCATAAAGCCGGTTGTGTTCAGCCTAGCTTAGCTGAGGCCATTGGTGCCAAAGAGGCATTAAGTTGGATCAAGAGGAAAGG TGCTTGTTATTGGTCAGATTGTCTTTTTGTTGGTAGCAATGTTCCTGATGCTATTAACGACGTTGTAATGGCCGATTTGGTAGAGAA CCTTTTTGGCTCTGCTATTGATACCATGAAATATGGTGATTGGATCAGAGACAACGTGAATAGTAGGGAGAAGACGATTAAGCTTGTTTCAGCCAAAGAAATGTTtgagtttggattcttcactcCCAAGGGCAGTCCTAGTGAGAAACGATATATTGGGATATGGTACTACAACCTCAGTCCAAAGACGGTTGTTTGGGTTGCCAACCGAGAAAATCCACTAGTCACTGTTAGTGTTGAAA GGCATGATCTTGATGCTATTCTTTTCACTGGCACACCCCCACCCCAAAATCTTGTTACTGGAGCTGTCAATCCCGAATACACCAACTGGAAAAAGAAGGATCAATTGCTTCTTTCATGGCTTCGGTCCTCTATGTCTGAAGTTATTCTTGCATCTGTTGCAAATCATACATCGGCTCACTCTCTCTGGCGTGCGTTAGAGCAAAAGTTTTCTAGCCAAACCAAAGCCCGATTGCTGCAACTCAAGGGCCAATTCTCTCATGTACACAAAGGAAGTCTCTCCATCTCCGAATATGTCGAAAAAGTTCAAACGATTGCTGATGCTCTCACCGTTGCTGGAGCTGCGGTTCAAGATCAAGATCTTGTTCTTCAAGTGCTAAATGGATTAGGTCCGGACTTTGATTCTGTTGTCTCCGGAATAACAGCTCGGAGTGACGATCTTTCCATTGATGAAGTTCAAGCGTTACTGCTGTCTCACGAAAGCCGATTGGAGCATCATCATCAAATGCAGGATCTGTCAATGAAAATGCAAGCAAATCTTGCTTTTGGCTCAGGACGATCGGGTGGTGTTCGACCTTTTTCCTCCACCAGAAATGGCAATCAAGAAACCTCTCACAGTCAAGGCCGTGGGCGTGGGTACTCTCGTTTTCCCCCAAACAGAGTTGTTTGTCAAGTGTGTCTCAAAGTTGGACATACAGCACCTGTTTGCCATTATCGTTTTGACAAGAATTGGCAAGTTCCTAAACCTGCTGCTACAAATCCGAGAGCCTACCTCACTGAACATGATCTTGAATATGATCCTATGGCCTATTCTACTACCATGGTTCAAGATTTTGGAGATGATTGTCAGTGGTTTGCGGACACCGGAGCCACTCACCATGTCACCTCAGATAACAATCAATTGGACCAATCTACTCCTTACAATGGCACTGATGGTTTGGCTGTAGGGGATGGTAAGAAACTTATGATTTCTCATACCGGTTCTACCTTTCTACCCTATTCTTCTATTGCTTTAAAATCT GACAAGCAAACGGGGGCTGTGCTTCTCAAAGGGAAACGTAAACATGGATTGTACACACTTGGGGATACTCCATT GTTTTCTTGGATTTATCCTTTAACAGTCAAATCTCAGGCCTTTGATATGTTCATTCGGTTCAAGAGCATGGTGGAGAAGCAATTTGAATTACCTATCAAAGCTGTGCAAGCTGATGGAGGAGGTGAGTATAAGCCATTTGCCAAATTCCTCTCTGATCAAGGGATACTGTTCAGTCATCCTTGTCCTCATACTCATGCTCAAAATGGGAGAGTAGAGAGAAAGCATCGACATGTGACTGAAACTGGACTCACTCTTCTTGCACAAGCTGGTCTTGACTTAAAATACTGGTGGCATGCATTTTCTTGTGCAACTTTCACAATAAATAGACTTCCTACACCGGTATTGGGAAATATAAGTCCTTTTCAATGTCTATTCGGTCAAGAACCTGACTATACTATCCTAAAACCATTTGGGTGTGCGTGTTTTCCTCATCTACGACCTTACAATGCCCACAAAATTGAGATGCGATCTCAACAATGCTTGTTCTTGGGATACTCTTCCTATCATAAAGGCTACTTGTGTGAAAGTAACCAAGGAAGAATTTACATAGCTCGTAATGTCATCTTTAATGAAGGATTTTTCCCAGGCCATAATTCTGATCTGCAACAACAAAACCAGCAGGTACATCAATCTTCATCTACTCCTAATTTTCCATCTGCTACATTTTTcacccaaaatacttatcaaGATTCTAATAACAATGTCCCTTTTGGAAATATTTCGAGGGAAACATCTCATGAACCACAACCTGCTACTCCTGGTGGTGTCACTGCCAGTCAAAATGGCAACAATCTTGCAACCAATGCTACTACTGGTTTACACAGTCCATCTGCAACTCCATCAGTTCACAGTACACCTCTCATTACTCAACATATTCCACCTTCTACTACCCAAAATCCCACGACCAATGTCCCCCAACATACAAATCCCCATATCACCAACAATGATATACCACATACTTCTGCTCACTCCCAATCTCTACCTCACTTACATCCACCAAATCCCACCCGATCCCATGCCATGACAACTCGTTCTCAAAATGGCATAAGAAAACCAAAAGTGTACTGTGCTACTAAACATCCTCTACCAGAAGCATTAATACCCACTGAACCAAAGTCTGTTAAGGCCGCCCTCAAAGACCCGAAGTGGCATGCTTCAATGTCTACTGAAAATACAGCTTTAAAGAAGGCAAAGACTTGGACTTTAGTTCCAAGAACTGATGATATGCAGGTCATTAGCAACAAGTGGATTTTTCGAGTTAAACTAAATGCAGATGGATCTTTGGATCGATGTAAGTCTCGGTTAGTTGCAAGAGGATACTTACAACTTCCTGGGATTGACTACGAagaaactttctcacctgttgTGAAGCCCGTGACCGTTAGAACTGTACTTTCCTTGGCTGTATCAAACAATTGGCGTGTTACTCAACTTGATGTGAGTAATGCCTTTCTAAATGGCACTTTAAATGAAGTGGTGTACATGCAACAACCTCCTGGATTTGAAGATGAACAACATCCTGATTATGTGTGTTTGTTGCACAAGGCTATATACGGGTTAAAGCAGGCACCCCGCGCTTGGAATGACAAGTTAAAACAGAGCTTATTGCAGATGGGATTTCACAATTCTCGGGCAGATACTTCCCTCTTTATACACGGTTCTGGCCATAATTTGGTTGTGTTACTtgtatatgtcgatgacatattagTAACCGGACCAAACCAGCAGCTGATATCACAGTTGGTAACTAATCTAAACTCTCAATTCTCTCTTAAAGACTTAGGGGAAGTCCATTATTTTCTTGGAGTTGAGATAGTAAGAACTGAAAATGGTATGCATCTATCTCAATCCAAATATATTACTGATTTACTTCTCAAAGTTCACATGGAGGGTGCTAAACCGTGTCCTAATCCGAGTAGTTCAACTGTGAAACTCAGTCTCACCGAGGGAGAACCATTTGATAATCCTACTTTGTACAGAAGTACCATTGGTGCACTACAATATCTTAGTTTAACAAGACCGGATGTTGCATATATTGTTAATAAACTAAGTCAATTTCTAAAAGCACCTACTATAGTTCATTGGGAAGCATGCAAGAAATTGTTGAGGTATTTGAAAGGCACCATCAGTCACGGCCTCATTCTCAAACCAGCACAAACTCTTTCTATTGAATGCTATTCAGATGCCGATTGGGGAAGTTGCATAGATGATCGAAAAAGCACAGGTGGTTATGTGGTGTTTTTGGGTGGAAATTTAATATCATGGTCTGCTAAAAAGCAACATGTGGTCGCTCGATCAAGTACTGAAAGCGAATTTAGAGCTTTAGCTAATGCCGCTGCAGAAGTAAAATGGATTGGTTCGTTATTAACTGAACTTCAGGTGCAGGTGCCTCAATCTCCGATTATTTGGGTTGATAATCAAAGTGCCGCTGCGCTCGCTGCTAATCCAGTGTTTCATGCTCGATCTAAACATATTGAACTTGACTTACACTTTGTTAGAGATCAAATTTTAGCAAAACAACTTCAAGTTCGGTATGTTCCAGCATTGGATCAAGTAGCTGATCTGCTTACTAAATCCCTTTCAACTGACAGATTTTTGTACCTAAAGTCCAAACTTCAAATGGCTATCACCCCTTTTCGTTTGCGGGGGGATGTTAGTGTTGAAA TCACCACTTCAAGAACAAGAGGAGGAACCTTTGGTATTGGAGAAGATGGTAACCTTCAACTTTTTGATTATAAAGGAAGGTCATTTTGGTCTTCAAATCTCGAATCTTTCTCATCTTCAAACAGGACATTAACCCTTTTGGATACTGGAAATCTGGTGTTAACAGAGTATAACGGTATAAGATTGTGGGAGAGCTTTAAAAACCCAACTGATACATTTCTTCCTGGTATGAAGATGGATGAGAATGAGAGCTTAACATTGACTTCATGGAAAGACGAGTTTGACCCTTACAATGGTGACATATCGTTTACTAAGGGTGAGGGAACTAACTCGTTCGTGATCCGTAACAAAACGGGTACTCGTTGGAAAAGTGCTGAAGTCAGTATGTTCTTAAGCTCAAATCAGATGCCGACTACGATAACAAACTTTTTAGAGAACAAAAGGGGTGTTGCTCATAAAAATACTACTTACAAAACTGGACCAGAAATCTCAAATTATAATTACTCAAGGTTAGTGATCAACTCTAATGGAAAACTTGAGTACTTGAGTTGGGACCAAAATTGGACAGTGGCATGGTCTGTACCAAGTGATAGATGCGATGGGCTAAACATTTGTGGCGATTTCGGGATCTGTAACAGTAATGAACAGATGAGGTCGTGCAGATGCTTGCCGGGATTTAAGTCGAGCCTGGTGGAGGAGTGGTATTCTGGAGATTACTCAGATGTTTGTAGCAGAGGAGCAAAACTATGCAACGGTAACGATTCATTCTTGGGGTTGAAGATGATGAAAGTGGGGAGACGAGACTCAACAACAAGCATACAAGTTAACAACGTAACTGAATGTGAGAAGACTTGCCGTGATGATTGCAAATGCCAGGCTTATTCACTTGAGACTCATCAGAATAGTTGGAACAGAGGGGATTCAACTCAAACTAATTTGAGTTGTTGGACATGGTCTGAAAATCTAAACGATCTTCAAGAAGAAAATATTACTAAGGATGGCGTTCACACCTTCTTTGTACGAGTTGCCTTATCCAATTTAA aagaTGAAACTTCAAATCCAAGAATAGTAAAGCCTAGGAGAAGAAAATCGTTATATCTAATTGTTTCCCTTACAGTTACAAGCGTAATTGTTCTGTCAATCATTATAATTTCGTTTATCAGTTGGAGAAAAAGGAAGACCAAAAGACGAG AGAACAGAAAACTATTTGACCAGCAAAACAGAGCACTCAACAAGTTGGACACTGAGAGACACATCCAAGAATTGATGAACTCCAGCGAAATCAAGGAGGAAGATGAGAAAGGCATAGATGTACCATTTTTCACTTTAGAAAGTATACTCACCGCAACAAATAATTTATCTGTGGAAAACAAACTTGGACAAGGGGGTTATGGACCTGTTTACAAG GGAAAATTTCCAGGAGGCCAAGAAATTGCAGTAAAGAAGCTGTCAAGTGTTTCAAGACAAGGGATACATGAATTCAAGAATGAAGTGATTTTAATAGCAAAACTTCAGCATCGTAACCTTGTTAGACTTCGGGGATATTGCATAGAGAAAGACGAGATGATTTTACTCTACGAGTACATGCCTAACAAAAGCTTAGACTCCTTCATATTTG ATGACACAAAAAGGGCCTTATTGAATTGGGAGATACGCTTTGACATTATTATGGGGATAGCTCGAGGGCTTCTTTATCTTCATCAAGACTCTAGACTAAGAATCATTCACAGAGATTTGAAGACCAGTAATATCCTTTTAGATTGTGATATGAATCCCAAAATATCTGACTTTGGCTTGGCAAGGATGGTTGGAGGTAAAAAAACAGAGGACAACACAAACAGAGTAGTTGGAACTTA TGGTTACATGTCACCAGAATACGTTCAAGGAGGAGTTTTCTCTGTCAAATCGGATGTGTTTAGCTTTGGGGTTGTTCTACTTGAGATTGTAAGTGGAAAAGGGAGCACACGATTTGTCCATTTCGAATGTGATGAACCCCTAAGCCTCCTCGGTTAT GTATGGAAACTTTGGACAGAAAGCAAAGTGTTGGAATTAATGGACCAAACTTTAGAGGAAAGTTACAAAGAAGATCAATTTATTAAGTGTGTAAATATTGGGCTCTTGTGCGTACAAGAAGAGGCAATTGATCGGCCCAACATGTCAAACATCGTAACCATGCTTGACTGTGACTTTGTAACCCTTCCATCTCCTAAACAACCAGCTTTTGTCCACAGAAGAGACTCAAGTAGCACACCTTCTTCTAGTAATAAGCCTGGAACGAATGCTGAAATAAGTTATACCATGGAAGAAGGCCGATAG